A region of Novipirellula aureliae DNA encodes the following proteins:
- a CDS encoding M28 family peptidase, producing the protein MNDDRDQIEANLRLHVDRLAGLIGVRTLKKPKTIEATIGYIEGQWSEMGYSNERECYDAIGDEATNLIVEQPGRKRPDEIVLLGAHYDTVSTTPGADDNASAVAVLLEVSRLIREHTGRRTARYVAFACEEPPYFNLDSMGSQHHARQSRVRGDNIVGMLCLEMVGYYSLHKGSQSIPPAIPKWLHRFFPQRGNFLAAVGNMPSWKLNWQFRRGFKRGTRRMPLFSICLPEKINEIRLSDNSSFWDQGYPALMLTDTSFLRNPNYHQATDTPETLDYPRMTEVTLGVAAAMRRILR; encoded by the coding sequence ATGAATGACGATCGCGACCAAATCGAAGCCAACCTACGCCTGCATGTCGATCGGCTTGCGGGATTGATCGGCGTACGCACTTTGAAGAAGCCAAAAACGATCGAAGCGACCATCGGTTATATCGAAGGTCAATGGTCCGAGATGGGATACTCGAATGAACGCGAATGCTACGACGCGATCGGCGACGAGGCGACGAATCTGATCGTCGAACAACCGGGACGCAAACGGCCCGACGAGATCGTACTACTCGGTGCCCACTACGACACCGTCTCCACCACACCAGGTGCCGACGACAACGCATCGGCCGTGGCCGTCTTGCTAGAAGTCAGCCGATTGATTCGCGAACACACGGGACGCCGAACGGCACGCTACGTCGCATTCGCTTGTGAGGAGCCTCCGTATTTCAATCTCGACTCGATGGGCAGCCAACACCACGCTCGCCAGTCACGTGTTCGTGGTGACAACATCGTTGGCATGCTTTGCCTGGAGATGGTCGGCTACTATTCTCTGCACAAGGGCTCGCAGTCCATTCCGCCAGCGATCCCTAAATGGCTGCACCGGTTCTTCCCTCAGCGAGGCAACTTCCTCGCCGCGGTCGGCAACATGCCATCATGGAAGCTCAACTGGCAATTCCGACGCGGATTCAAACGAGGAACACGGCGGATGCCATTGTTTTCGATTTGTCTTCCTGAGAAGATCAACGAGATCCGGCTCAGCGACAACAGTTCGTTTTGGGACCAAGGCTATCCGGCATTGATGCTGACCGACACCAGTTTCCTTCGCAATCCAAACTATCACCAAGCCACCGATACGCCCGAAACGCTGGACTATCCCCGCATGACCGAAGTAACCCTCGGCGTGGCTGCGGCGATGCGACGGATACTTCGATAG
- the brxL gene encoding BREX system Lon protease-like protein BrxL has product MNATTLQMDGLDQMSASVFDGYLVRKDLVRKYARQYPVPTYVVEFLLGRYCATVDEEEIAEGLQIVEKQLQNRTVKTGQEEVFIKQARDKGSVKLIDVVKAKLDTKSDCYYAEIPSLAIKDALIDDKLVDDHERMLTDGFYAEITLEYDAVVAQEKNGRPFRIASLRPIQMSKSDILDVLKRGRAEYSTEQWIDFMVRSIGLEPTALSDRAKYVVLLRMVPFVERNYNLVELGPRGTGKSHLFQQISPYSHLISGGKATVAKMFVNNASGQRGLVCQYDVVCFDEVSGVSFDQKDGVNIMKGYMASGEFSRGKESIRAEGGIVMVGNFDVDVEQQQRIGHLLSPLPAEMRDDTAFHDRIHAFAPGWDFPKLNPNEHLTNHFGLVSDFLSECWTNLRMLSRVSTLQNRVFFGGALSGRDIEAVNKTISGLLKLLFPDPDMEVSDEDLELLVRLALESRRRVKEQQKKCLKSEFRNTHFSFTMGVDGVEQFVATPELHSDAAIDGDPLPPGQVWAISPGSQESGPGLYRLEVTSGPGSNVRILNTPTPPGFRESVKIGEQNLYTQSKQLVGDRDPRAHEFSIQMRAMDNDHSGVGLGLPVLVALSSSLLERSTKGGMIIVGSLNLGGSVEMIPNPVAIAEVAIEKQAATLLMPVSARRQLNDLPDELWTKISIEFYKDAQDAFFKCLLD; this is encoded by the coding sequence ATGAACGCAACAACATTGCAAATGGACGGACTGGATCAAATGTCCGCGTCCGTCTTTGACGGGTACTTGGTTCGTAAGGACTTAGTCCGAAAGTACGCCCGCCAATACCCTGTACCAACTTACGTGGTCGAGTTCTTGCTCGGTCGCTACTGCGCGACGGTCGACGAAGAGGAAATTGCTGAGGGGCTGCAGATTGTCGAAAAGCAATTGCAGAACCGCACGGTGAAGACCGGGCAAGAGGAGGTCTTCATCAAACAGGCTCGCGACAAGGGATCAGTGAAGCTGATCGACGTGGTGAAGGCGAAACTCGACACGAAGTCGGATTGCTACTACGCCGAAATTCCTAGCCTGGCAATCAAGGATGCCCTGATTGATGACAAGCTGGTCGACGATCACGAGCGAATGCTGACAGATGGTTTCTACGCCGAGATCACGCTGGAGTATGACGCGGTTGTTGCCCAGGAGAAAAACGGGAGGCCGTTCCGGATCGCGTCACTGCGCCCGATTCAAATGTCCAAGTCAGACATTCTGGATGTACTGAAACGCGGACGAGCCGAATACTCGACCGAGCAATGGATCGACTTTATGGTCCGTTCAATCGGATTGGAACCGACCGCGCTATCGGATCGGGCGAAGTATGTCGTCTTGCTGCGAATGGTGCCATTTGTCGAACGCAATTACAACTTGGTCGAACTAGGACCGCGCGGCACCGGCAAGAGCCACCTGTTCCAGCAGATTTCGCCGTACTCCCATTTGATCTCGGGCGGCAAAGCCACCGTGGCGAAGATGTTCGTCAACAACGCCAGCGGCCAACGCGGTTTGGTTTGTCAGTACGACGTGGTGTGCTTCGACGAAGTCTCCGGCGTCTCTTTCGACCAAAAGGACGGCGTCAACATCATGAAGGGCTACATGGCGTCCGGCGAATTCAGCCGAGGCAAAGAGAGCATCCGAGCCGAAGGCGGCATCGTCATGGTTGGAAACTTCGACGTCGACGTCGAACAGCAACAACGCATCGGCCATTTGTTAAGCCCGCTGCCGGCGGAAATGCGCGACGATACGGCCTTCCACGACCGTATTCATGCATTCGCGCCCGGCTGGGATTTCCCCAAGCTGAATCCGAACGAGCACCTCACCAATCACTTCGGCCTCGTCAGTGACTTCCTAAGCGAATGCTGGACGAACCTGAGAATGCTTAGCCGCGTCTCGACGCTGCAGAATCGGGTGTTTTTCGGCGGCGCGCTGAGCGGCCGCGACATTGAAGCGGTCAACAAAACGATCAGCGGTTTGTTGAAACTTCTATTTCCCGATCCTGACATGGAAGTCTCCGATGAAGACCTCGAATTGTTGGTTCGCTTGGCGCTGGAATCACGCCGGCGCGTGAAAGAACAACAGAAGAAGTGTCTCAAGAGCGAGTTCCGTAACACGCACTTTAGCTTCACGATGGGCGTCGACGGTGTCGAACAGTTCGTCGCAACGCCGGAGCTTCACAGCGACGCCGCTATCGACGGCGACCCGTTACCACCAGGCCAAGTTTGGGCGATCAGCCCCGGATCGCAAGAGTCCGGCCCCGGACTGTACCGACTGGAAGTCACATCCGGCCCCGGTAGCAACGTCCGCATCCTGAACACTCCGACACCGCCCGGCTTTCGCGAAAGCGTCAAGATCGGCGAACAGAACCTTTACACGCAGAGTAAGCAACTGGTCGGGGATCGCGACCCGCGAGCACACGAGTTCTCCATCCAAATGCGAGCGATGGACAACGACCACAGCGGCGTAGGTCTAGGCTTGCCAGTGCTCGTCGCTCTTTCAAGCTCTTTGTTGGAACGCAGCACAAAGGGCGGCATGATTATTGTCGGATCGCTGAACCTCGGTGGCTCAGTTGAGATGATTCCGAACCCAGTCGCCATCGCCGAAGTCGCCATCGAAAAGCAAGCAGCAACCCTGCTCATGCCAGTCTCAGCCCGCCGGCAACTCAACGATCTGCCGGACGAACTCTGGACCAAAATCAGCATTGAGTTCTACAAGGATGCTCAAGACGCGTTCTTTAAGTGTTTATTGGATTGA
- a CDS encoding metallophosphoesterase family protein, with protein MKIWFISDTHNEHHGLQVPDVDMVVHCGDESTHGNAWMNEPEARRFFDWYSALNIDTKVFVPGNHSTAVEQGLIRAEEYPGVRFLIHESMQWNGLKLFGSPYTPRFHDWAYMKKRGHLDLVWQSVPDDVDILVTHGPPKGVLDVTHDIESKELVQVGCAALRRHVEERIKPKIHAFGHLHDEKGISNYGMFTRGATKYINCSCCNLAAKLNNNGFVVEVENGVT; from the coding sequence ATGAAAATCTGGTTCATTTCGGACACTCACAACGAGCACCATGGATTGCAGGTTCCAGATGTGGATATGGTGGTCCATTGCGGTGATGAGTCGACGCATGGAAATGCTTGGATGAATGAACCCGAGGCGAGACGGTTCTTTGATTGGTACTCGGCGTTGAACATCGACACAAAGGTGTTCGTGCCTGGAAATCATTCGACGGCTGTGGAACAGGGATTGATCCGCGCCGAAGAGTATCCCGGTGTTCGGTTCCTGATTCATGAGTCGATGCAGTGGAACGGGCTGAAACTGTTCGGTTCGCCCTACACGCCTCGCTTTCACGATTGGGCGTATATGAAAAAACGAGGACACCTTGATCTCGTTTGGCAATCCGTTCCCGATGATGTCGACATCCTTGTCACGCATGGACCGCCAAAGGGTGTTTTGGATGTCACGCACGACATCGAGTCAAAGGAACTCGTTCAGGTCGGCTGCGCTGCACTGCGCCGACACGTTGAAGAACGGATCAAGCCGAAGATTCACGCTTTCGGTCATTTGCACGACGAGAAAGGTATCAGCAACTATGGGATGTTCACTCGCGGTGCAACGAAGTACATCAACTGTTCATGCTGCAACCTCGCAGCCAAACTGAATAATAATGGGTTTGTCGTTGAGGTCGAAAATGGCGTCACATGA
- a CDS encoding DUF4357 domain-containing protein, whose translation MTNEQPEKLYLKIGEADAVAVMDQSGFTVLEGSTARKEVTSSCRPNVRAIREELIAEGVLQEFGDLYRFMKDHRFAAPSSAGVIVKGSPSNGWYDWKVADGRRLSEVRRVSRPEGSTMLSESKRDELAATCESLLGEGRVYTADQLDASYSLFSERFSPQVLAGMDGEALLEFLHDHGNRDSLVYWLEFKSDEEFDTKQFGSIAGGSALKFRIFRRKETGRWQMAADNGKPIDVSIDDAIEAARLHRDQLIEGAELLAQLPENASDDEYAELQDQMDEVVPEVSKLAWGHKYFSLLFPEKLDDFHSPDWQHFHLLKLQQLPPEGDGRYICAGRFVSAASEVGVRMNQFTASLNAVQGRLHKYWRVGTRGGDDGVSHWEMMKERNVIAVGWKQLGDLSWVQAKKESRVKLKEALVEAYPNQNAIAAGQDCSQLTQFIATISEGDWVLASDGATVLGIGRVTGEYEYDPKFEFPHQRSVEWLSLDEWKMPVLEGLRSTVREIRRHDENIVEAEKKVHESGAVVSNGKTSPAITPSRPIRLQETAGRIQSVLARKSQVILYGPPGTGKTFWAERTAFDLAAISHFGKLFANLSEIEKQTILGEGEQSGCVRMCCFHPAYGYEDFLEGYRPTTVNGQVSFDLRPGVFKKLCRDAETFPDKSFFLIVDEINRGDIPRVFGELLTTLEKDKRGRRITLPVSGDIFTVPKNVFLIGTMNTADRSISLLDAALRRRFGFIELMPDGKVLKDSTVSGIPLRAWFEALNERIRQHVGRDARNLQIGHSYLLQAGSPIKEIAVLRRAIRDDIIPLLEEYCYEDYTALANILGHELVDSDKQEIRQELLEAGREDDLVAALLTSFSDIKRTAAGLSSDISSQDDDETNDASDDDDASGSVDGEEP comes from the coding sequence ATGACGAATGAACAACCTGAGAAGTTGTACCTTAAGATTGGCGAAGCTGATGCTGTTGCCGTCATGGACCAAAGTGGATTCACGGTACTAGAAGGTTCGACGGCCAGGAAGGAGGTAACGTCATCTTGCCGACCCAATGTGCGAGCAATCCGTGAGGAGCTGATTGCTGAGGGAGTGCTTCAGGAATTCGGCGATCTGTACCGATTCATGAAAGACCACCGTTTTGCCGCACCAAGTAGTGCTGGCGTTATCGTGAAAGGATCCCCGTCGAACGGCTGGTACGACTGGAAAGTCGCGGATGGTCGCAGGCTAAGTGAGGTGCGCCGAGTTTCGCGACCTGAGGGATCGACGATGCTTAGCGAATCGAAACGCGATGAACTAGCTGCGACTTGTGAAAGCCTCTTGGGAGAAGGCCGGGTCTATACCGCAGATCAGCTAGATGCATCCTATTCATTGTTCTCCGAGCGGTTCTCGCCACAGGTCTTGGCCGGAATGGATGGTGAGGCGTTACTTGAGTTTTTGCATGACCACGGCAATCGAGACAGTTTGGTCTACTGGCTGGAGTTCAAGAGCGATGAAGAATTTGACACCAAGCAATTTGGAAGCATCGCTGGCGGGAGTGCATTGAAGTTCCGGATCTTCCGACGAAAAGAAACCGGGCGATGGCAGATGGCCGCGGATAACGGCAAGCCGATTGATGTTTCAATCGACGACGCGATTGAGGCCGCTCGCTTGCATCGTGATCAGTTGATCGAAGGAGCTGAGTTGCTTGCTCAGTTGCCAGAGAATGCGTCAGATGACGAGTATGCTGAGCTTCAAGATCAGATGGACGAAGTTGTTCCCGAAGTCAGCAAGTTAGCGTGGGGGCACAAGTATTTCAGCTTGCTATTCCCCGAAAAGCTTGATGATTTCCATAGTCCGGATTGGCAACACTTCCACCTCCTGAAACTCCAGCAGTTGCCACCTGAGGGCGACGGACGCTACATCTGCGCCGGCCGCTTCGTATCGGCAGCATCCGAAGTGGGCGTTCGGATGAATCAATTCACCGCGTCACTTAATGCGGTTCAGGGACGTCTGCACAAGTACTGGCGTGTCGGAACTCGCGGTGGTGACGATGGTGTTAGTCATTGGGAAATGATGAAAGAGCGAAACGTCATCGCAGTGGGATGGAAGCAGCTCGGCGACCTTTCTTGGGTACAAGCCAAGAAGGAATCTCGGGTGAAGCTGAAAGAAGCACTGGTGGAAGCCTATCCGAATCAGAACGCGATCGCGGCTGGCCAGGACTGTTCGCAATTGACACAGTTCATTGCAACGATAAGCGAAGGCGATTGGGTGTTGGCGTCAGACGGCGCGACAGTGTTAGGTATTGGACGCGTAACGGGGGAGTACGAATACGACCCTAAATTCGAGTTCCCACATCAGCGAAGTGTTGAATGGTTGAGCCTTGACGAGTGGAAGATGCCAGTCTTGGAGGGGTTGCGATCAACTGTTCGTGAGATTCGCAGGCACGACGAGAATATCGTGGAGGCCGAAAAAAAGGTCCACGAATCGGGGGCTGTTGTCTCTAATGGCAAAACATCTCCGGCAATCACTCCGTCTCGGCCAATTCGCCTGCAGGAGACCGCAGGCCGTATTCAATCCGTATTGGCTCGCAAGTCGCAGGTGATTTTATACGGTCCTCCGGGTACCGGAAAAACTTTCTGGGCTGAGAGAACCGCATTTGATTTGGCTGCCATCTCTCATTTCGGAAAACTGTTTGCAAACTTAAGCGAAATCGAGAAGCAAACGATCTTGGGTGAAGGTGAGCAGTCAGGATGCGTTCGGATGTGCTGCTTTCACCCCGCGTATGGATACGAGGATTTCCTCGAAGGCTATCGGCCGACAACGGTGAACGGCCAAGTGTCCTTTGACTTGCGCCCAGGCGTTTTCAAGAAGCTCTGTCGCGATGCCGAAACATTTCCCGACAAGAGCTTCTTCCTGATCGTGGACGAGATCAATCGCGGGGACATTCCGCGAGTGTTCGGCGAATTGTTGACCACTTTGGAGAAAGACAAACGCGGCAGACGAATCACGCTACCTGTTAGCGGGGATATCTTCACGGTTCCAAAGAATGTGTTTTTGATTGGGACGATGAATACCGCAGATCGCTCAATCTCTCTGCTTGACGCTGCTCTTCGACGTCGCTTTGGATTCATTGAACTCATGCCAGACGGCAAGGTCCTGAAGGATTCGACAGTAAGTGGCATTCCTTTGCGTGCCTGGTTCGAGGCGTTGAACGAGCGCATTCGGCAGCATGTAGGCCGCGATGCGAGGAACCTGCAAATTGGCCACTCATATTTGCTTCAAGCCGGTAGTCCGATCAAGGAGATCGCAGTCCTACGGCGTGCAATTCGGGATGACATCATTCCGCTACTCGAGGAATACTGCTACGAGGACTACACCGCACTTGCGAACATTCTTGGGCATGAGCTTGTCGATTCCGATAAGCAAGAGATACGCCAAGAACTACTCGAAGCGGGACGCGAGGATGACTTGGTTGCAGCTTTGTTGACGTCGTTCAGCGATATCAAACGGACAGCAGCAGGACTCAGCTCGGATATTTCATCGCAAGACGACGACGAGACGAATGACGCGAGCGACGATGATGATGCTTCAGGATCGGTCGATGGTGAAGAACCATGA
- a CDS encoding metallophosphoesterase family protein, protein MRITSIESKLLTEIRFLNSGHGPGDFYNDVVPVHHGYVDALPRGTSAIVVTADLQGRETFESANGHPLRLLGEVIPGILRADVRPDLSLPSGDIGVLLAGDFYTVPALDKRGGSGDVRPVWDAFAAEFDWVVGVAGNHDTFADGSNRPSFTGPVHFLDNDHATIGGVSIAGLSGIQGNPRRPWRRTEDDYVETLGMLLCEEPAITLLHDGPDVPGKGFRGSPRIREVFEQFENTLVVRGHSHWQEPLAELSCGTQVLNVDARVVILTENET, encoded by the coding sequence ATGAGAATCACATCCATCGAATCGAAACTGCTAACCGAAATCCGATTCCTCAATTCAGGACACGGGCCAGGCGACTTCTACAACGACGTCGTTCCGGTTCACCACGGCTACGTTGACGCATTGCCCCGCGGAACGTCTGCGATCGTGGTCACAGCCGATCTGCAAGGCCGCGAGACATTCGAGTCAGCCAACGGTCATCCGCTTCGGCTCCTTGGAGAAGTCATTCCAGGGATCTTGCGAGCGGATGTACGGCCAGATCTCAGCCTTCCATCAGGCGACATTGGCGTCTTGCTCGCCGGAGATTTCTACACTGTCCCAGCACTCGACAAACGTGGTGGCTCGGGCGACGTGCGGCCCGTGTGGGACGCGTTCGCCGCTGAGTTCGACTGGGTTGTCGGCGTGGCAGGAAACCACGACACGTTCGCGGACGGGTCGAACCGGCCGAGCTTCACTGGCCCGGTTCACTTCCTAGACAACGACCACGCAACGATCGGCGGCGTTTCGATCGCCGGACTGAGCGGCATTCAAGGTAACCCAAGACGCCCCTGGCGACGCACCGAAGACGACTATGTCGAGACACTTGGCATGCTCTTGTGCGAGGAGCCAGCGATCACACTCTTGCACGATGGACCGGACGTTCCAGGCAAAGGCTTCCGTGGATCACCGCGAATTCGAGAAGTCTTCGAGCAATTCGAGAACACGCTTGTTGTTCGGGGGCATTCGCATTGGCAGGAGCCTCTCGCGGAACTTTCGTGCGGAACGCAGGTTTTGAATGTGGACGCAAGAGTTGTTATTCTGACAGAGAACGAAACATGA
- a CDS encoding RND transporter, translating to MNWLDRAPLFLFVVAALTLGLAPFVPEPHIWEKLKMLVAGTLRRPIDIFDLVLHATPWVLLVVKVLRMVMKT from the coding sequence ATGAACTGGTTAGACCGTGCTCCGTTGTTTTTGTTTGTTGTAGCGGCTTTGACTCTGGGGTTGGCTCCGTTTGTGCCAGAACCGCATATTTGGGAAAAACTCAAAATGCTCGTTGCTGGGACGCTGCGGCGACCGATCGATATTTTCGATCTTGTGCTGCATGCGACGCCTTGGGTGCTGCTGGTTGTGAAAGTGCTGCGGATGGTAATGAAGACGTAA
- a CDS encoding ADP-ribosylglycohydrolase family protein — MKNKAIVGCLLGTAVGDALGLPYEGVSPTRAPKLLGPPDRYRFFFRRGMISDDTEHTCMAAQSLIEAHGDVVLFARRFASRLRWWILALPAGVGKATARAGIKLWLGAKPASAGVFSAGNGPAMRAAIFGAAIDDLPYMLEFVRASSRLTHTDPKAEYGAIAVALAAKHSREHPSIDTNLWLEEVVTAVGKDASEFIGLLRQAIDSVTAGDSTKVFAQSLGLVRGVTGYTYHTVPVAIHAWLSHPRDFRRAVTTIIECGGDADTTAAIVGGIVGAGVGEDGIPSNWIQGIAEYPRSVPWMRNLGEALAVVDLVKDPSQQGSITRSTAKVATVNPIAVLLRNLLFLFIVLFHGFRRLAPPY, encoded by the coding sequence GTGAAAAATAAAGCCATTGTCGGATGCCTTTTGGGAACCGCCGTCGGCGATGCCCTCGGTCTGCCTTATGAAGGCGTATCGCCAACGCGGGCACCAAAGCTGCTTGGTCCGCCGGATCGGTACCGATTCTTCTTTCGCCGCGGAATGATTTCCGACGATACCGAACACACATGCATGGCGGCTCAGTCGCTGATCGAAGCCCATGGCGATGTCGTTTTATTCGCACGTCGTTTCGCGAGTCGACTGCGATGGTGGATCCTGGCTTTGCCCGCGGGGGTCGGTAAAGCGACCGCTCGAGCGGGCATCAAACTTTGGTTGGGTGCGAAGCCTGCCAGCGCCGGAGTGTTCTCTGCGGGCAACGGGCCGGCGATGCGAGCCGCGATTTTCGGCGCGGCGATCGATGACTTGCCATACATGCTCGAATTCGTGCGTGCATCGTCACGGCTGACACATACCGACCCCAAAGCGGAGTACGGAGCGATCGCGGTGGCCTTGGCCGCCAAGCACTCTCGCGAACATCCGTCGATCGACACGAACCTTTGGCTCGAGGAAGTTGTCACTGCGGTTGGTAAAGATGCATCGGAGTTCATTGGTCTGCTTCGACAAGCGATCGACAGTGTTACGGCCGGCGACTCGACGAAGGTCTTTGCTCAGTCGCTAGGTCTTGTACGCGGCGTCACCGGCTACACCTATCACACGGTACCGGTCGCCATTCACGCTTGGCTCTCACACCCAAGAGACTTCCGCCGTGCAGTCACGACGATCATCGAGTGCGGTGGCGACGCCGACACAACCGCAGCAATCGTTGGCGGGATCGTCGGTGCCGGCGTCGGGGAAGATGGAATCCCGTCAAATTGGATCCAAGGGATAGCTGAGTATCCCCGCAGCGTTCCATGGATGCGAAACCTCGGCGAAGCGTTAGCCGTAGTGGATCTTGTTAAAGATCCCTCGCAACAAGGATCTATAACAAGATCCACTGCCAAAGTTGCAACTGTCAATCCAATTGCAGTTTTGCTTCGCAATCTGCTTTTCCTGTTCATTGTTCTTTTTCACGGCTTCCGCCGTCTTGCCCCACCATACTAA
- a CDS encoding McrC family protein, giving the protein MTIAAHSIVLSEWETASPETHECLRGFFLDSGSSAFAAAETLTRSRRLELNELRNGLEIKALSHVGRLRLGGLTVTIMPKLPGASLLNLLRYAYGFRKLHLLFDANHLAEPCGFEDLLVAQLNTEAQELLSRGLQRAYVRRGERLASPRGQIDIGWIAREGGLMTAELPCCHYPRIEDTLFNQVLHGGLRLAGSLASNLDLRRDSRRLASLMEESVSSIRLNSTTMNQVARQSNRLTRSYTAALSIIRLLVESEGITLEGKAISNRLPGFLFDMNAFFQALMSRFLAEHLSDHRVVDEQGLKNMMRYNPDFNPQRKQSPTPRPDYAVTKDGHLCAILDAKYRDLWDKPLPREMLYQLVVYAISQRANPTSSIIYPAANLHAKEARIDVSDPIRGSTLGRVCLRPVNLKQIEQMLSVDNPQSRDERRIEAHRMAFGDQ; this is encoded by the coding sequence ATGACGATCGCGGCGCACTCGATTGTGCTCTCCGAGTGGGAAACAGCAAGTCCAGAAACCCATGAGTGCCTACGTGGCTTTTTCCTTGATTCCGGCAGTTCTGCCTTCGCTGCCGCGGAAACGCTGACTCGGTCGAGAAGGCTTGAACTAAACGAACTTCGCAATGGTCTCGAAATCAAGGCGCTTTCACATGTAGGACGGCTACGCCTCGGAGGTTTGACGGTAACGATAATGCCCAAGCTTCCGGGAGCCTCGTTACTGAATTTGCTTAGATATGCATACGGGTTTCGTAAGCTTCACTTGCTTTTCGATGCCAACCATCTCGCCGAGCCATGTGGGTTTGAAGATTTGCTGGTTGCTCAGCTGAACACCGAGGCGCAGGAATTACTTTCACGTGGCTTGCAACGAGCCTATGTCCGAAGGGGCGAACGACTGGCGTCGCCACGCGGTCAAATCGACATCGGCTGGATCGCTCGCGAAGGTGGACTCATGACGGCAGAGCTACCATGCTGCCACTATCCACGAATTGAAGACACCCTGTTCAACCAAGTCTTGCACGGAGGGCTTCGATTGGCGGGATCGCTTGCGAGCAATTTGGATTTGCGACGGGATTCACGGCGGCTGGCGTCGCTAATGGAGGAGTCCGTTTCAAGCATCCGACTTAACTCCACAACCATGAATCAGGTCGCTCGCCAGTCCAACCGCCTTACCAGGAGCTATACAGCCGCATTGTCGATCATCCGATTGCTAGTTGAATCGGAAGGGATCACTCTCGAAGGTAAAGCAATCTCAAATCGCCTTCCAGGATTCCTGTTCGACATGAATGCGTTCTTCCAGGCATTGATGTCACGCTTCCTGGCTGAGCATCTAAGTGATCACCGTGTCGTCGATGAACAGGGGTTGAAGAATATGATGCGGTACAATCCCGACTTTAATCCGCAGAGGAAGCAGTCACCAACTCCCCGCCCAGATTACGCGGTGACAAAGGACGGACATCTCTGCGCTATACTGGACGCAAAGTATCGCGACCTATGGGATAAGCCCTTGCCGCGAGAAATGCTTTATCAACTTGTTGTCTACGCGATCAGCCAGCGGGCGAATCCGACAAGCAGCATTATTTACCCAGCCGCAAATTTGCATGCCAAAGAAGCAAGAATAGACGTTTCTGACCCAATTCGCGGATCAACATTGGGCCGAGTTTGTTTGCGCCCTGTCAACTTGAAGCAGATCGAGCAAATGTTGAGCGTCGACAATCCGCAGTCTCGTGACGAGCGGCGCATCGAAGCACATAGAATGGCGTTCGGAGATCAATAG